A region of Bacillus cabrialesii DNA encodes the following proteins:
- a CDS encoding YuzF family protein yields the protein MVNQGSPQLVSLVDPYVYQTIKKLIGSRFVIQTVRDTVRGRLIDVKPDHITIEGARNSICLIRIQHMISVTPDYSERV from the coding sequence ATGGTCAACCAAGGTAGTCCGCAACTGGTCTCTTTAGTCGATCCTTATGTCTATCAGACCATTAAAAAGCTCATCGGCTCAAGGTTCGTTATACAGACAGTACGAGATACGGTCAGAGGCAGACTGATCGATGTAAAACCTGACCATATCACAATTGAAGGAGCCCGAAATTCTATTTGTTTGATCAGAATCCAGCACATGATTTCCGTCACCCCAGATTACAGTGAGCGGGTTTAA
- a CDS encoding HD domain-containing protein, with product MRKVTLMDVFTHPIAQKYLQRSGVAHAIACAYHAFRLSVKADINPDLAAKAALLHDIGHYEWYTDGKWDYEKYKRNDIHAIKGAERAHKLLIRLGEEPRAAKEIALAILLHTDSYLPEGELDKNTLQQIVKKADELDEEPGGHHHYRQIDSSTARKKIEKLDQLIDQAQSSMIKPV from the coding sequence ATGAGAAAGGTTACATTAATGGATGTTTTCACCCATCCAATTGCACAAAAATATCTGCAGCGCTCCGGCGTGGCACATGCCATTGCCTGCGCTTATCATGCATTCAGGCTGTCTGTAAAGGCTGACATCAACCCTGATTTAGCTGCAAAAGCGGCGCTGCTGCATGACATCGGCCATTATGAATGGTATACAGACGGTAAGTGGGATTATGAGAAATACAAAAGAAATGACATCCATGCCATCAAAGGAGCGGAACGGGCGCATAAGCTTCTGATTCGGCTTGGCGAGGAACCGAGAGCGGCAAAAGAGATTGCCCTTGCCATTTTGCTTCATACCGATTCATATTTGCCTGAAGGCGAATTAGATAAAAACACGCTGCAGCAGATTGTCAAAAAAGCGGACGAACTTGATGAAGAGCCGGGCGGCCACCATCATTACCGCCAAATCGATTCTTCCACCGCTCGTAAAAAAATAGAAAAGCTGGACCAATTAATCGACCAAGCCCAGTCATCTATGATAAAGCCTGTATAA
- a CDS encoding (S)-benzoin forming benzil reductase: protein MELYIITGASKGLGEAIALQALEKGHEVHALSRTKSDVFHEKLTQHQIDLINLEEAEQQFETLLSSINPDRYSGITLINNAGMVTPIKRAGEASLDELQRHYQLNLTAPVLLSQLFTKRFALYSGKKTVVNITSGAAKNPYKGWSAYCSSKAGLDMFTRTFGFEQGDEELPVNMISFSPGVMDTEMQAVIRSSSKKDFHDIERFRKLNETGSLRSPAFIAGTLLSLLETGAENGRIYDIKEFL, encoded by the coding sequence ATGGAACTTTATATCATCACAGGAGCGTCAAAAGGATTGGGTGAAGCCATTGCATTGCAGGCTTTAGAGAAGGGCCATGAAGTCCATGCTTTATCCAGAACGAAATCGGACGTCTTTCATGAAAAACTGACGCAGCATCAAATAGATCTCATCAATCTCGAAGAAGCTGAACAGCAATTTGAAACATTGCTCTCATCAATCAATCCAGATCGGTATTCAGGTATTACCCTGATTAATAACGCCGGAATGGTAACGCCAATCAAACGCGCCGGCGAAGCGTCTCTTGATGAGCTGCAGCGCCATTATCAGCTGAACCTGACTGCTCCCGTGCTTTTGAGTCAGCTGTTTACAAAACGGTTTGCTTTATACAGCGGCAAAAAAACGGTTGTCAACATTACGTCAGGCGCAGCCAAAAACCCCTATAAAGGATGGAGCGCGTATTGCAGTTCAAAAGCCGGCCTTGACATGTTTACAAGGACATTCGGATTTGAACAAGGGGATGAAGAGCTGCCGGTGAACATGATTTCTTTCTCACCAGGTGTTATGGATACTGAGATGCAGGCTGTCATCCGATCTTCATCGAAAAAGGATTTCCACGACATTGAACGGTTCCGGAAATTAAATGAAACAGGAAGCCTTCGCAGTCCGGCCTTTATTGCCGGCACACTGCTTTCTTTATTAGAAACAGGCGCGGAAAATGGCCGCATTTATGATATAAAAGAGTTTTTGTAG
- the essA gene encoding type VII secretion protein EssA, giving the protein MLSFSLFIPSAAAAETEENTDVAPNQYEKKDIEIDTNYLHEDTYYEEKTELPEEQKDITFDKPEDKDAELIKDLFTSTNPEESNTIRAQSKQLGITFAEKPITKASSTETEGEQETSSLLLPIIYVVLILLGIAGIVFLIPKVTAQENKKA; this is encoded by the coding sequence ATGCTCTCCTTTTCCCTTTTCATACCCTCTGCCGCCGCTGCCGAAACCGAAGAAAATACAGATGTCGCGCCAAACCAATATGAAAAAAAAGACATTGAAATCGATACGAATTATTTGCATGAAGACACCTACTATGAAGAGAAAACAGAATTGCCTGAGGAACAGAAGGATATCACTTTTGATAAGCCGGAGGACAAAGACGCCGAGCTGATAAAAGATTTGTTTACATCAACGAATCCCGAGGAATCCAACACAATTAGGGCCCAATCGAAACAGCTCGGAATTACCTTCGCGGAAAAACCAATCACAAAGGCGTCATCCACGGAAACAGAAGGAGAACAAGAAACATCTTCACTTCTGCTTCCGATTATCTATGTCGTGCTGATCCTGCTCGGCATTGCAGGCATTGTGTTCCTCATCCCAAAAGTGACAGCGCAGGAGAACAAAAAGGCGTAG
- the esaA gene encoding type VII secretion protein EsaA: MTEQRKNLIKLISAVVIILLLPVLFFRFIGDDPTKKAVNSTRQIAVVNEDTGVLSDEVKSDEEDKSAQFGKEVAAVLGERPDYSWTVVNRSAAETGLASKKYDAIVYIPSDFSKNILSYDKDHPQKATLEFSIQDNLNAVNKEKVQRELEDAQKTMNKKMSALYWNFVSQKVDNIRGEFDKIVNKESEFQNVMYNFYKPSSNDLAGEIKQQKDLIDELKKSMNEAQGTTKEKASTAEEAKNTLKEFVDTVERYKEYQENQKKLLLAAQDSTQQQINTGLDAIQAQQKANQFSERMSGLATGISQVKTQLGIAGLAMNDAKKARQDQVPLQEMGMAKIQSDLIKDYRDNVLNQVYGLLVDAREPITDGNEPETDDQDPKEVDPEELKIDLEKQREELKNIAADIKDISDNLKEPEKEEPTPEDPGAENPGTDEPSPDNPDNPDNPDNPDNPDNPDNPDDGNNTNPDDTQGDTGNDDDSSDTGTDGQTDDDTQDQDQQQGTDGPEQNGGASDGASDSGQTETGTSAEQTASSDSALQFIQLANEDGTGDSGGDGGTTEPRNEDQPGNDDISDIAKAKEQLSKASERIKKIEEELKEKEDKHNEELYKKIEELNGQIDDLKDEIDELNQQHEKVFSEGIYKTIYDLESKNQLGFTKPLKSKNISNLMKYYKYLSVYDLVLSGTIDSTAKTNAIEGQQGNVKSVLALSPEESASWEALKNNTMQTDEDINSFIDGMTKFADEYSGFIRDSQAGVLDELTKISDSAAKASEQLVTGATQESATFSNDGLSGTMALSVQDTVGQEVLQMSDMMGSLSDRQSGIIDYTTNMQQSVNDVQTKADTLNNNWGKNVASTKLIRSDVYGILGNTLVDGQNNGYVYDYLANPLKISGEVPEEKIQTVPPVVILVIILISSLLIGYFSSYYQNAPLLVKGALFGILNILVGLMISLFGLNIYSLPDDQTIKWSVFTILLLVASSAFIRAAFRFGSIPGWVASAAMILFYVAPLIDLIMPNFTFEDPVSKVYIDIQYGTGHLFTMGISVLLIITVIAAALPLIIRLMAEKTAESDETYEA; encoded by the coding sequence ATGACAGAACAACGAAAAAACTTGATCAAGTTAATATCCGCCGTCGTCATTATTTTACTGCTGCCGGTTTTATTTTTTCGCTTTATCGGAGACGATCCGACGAAAAAAGCAGTCAATTCCACGCGGCAAATCGCGGTGGTGAATGAAGACACAGGCGTATTGAGTGATGAGGTGAAGTCTGATGAAGAGGACAAATCCGCCCAGTTCGGCAAAGAAGTAGCGGCCGTTCTGGGGGAACGTCCCGATTATTCATGGACGGTTGTAAACCGAAGCGCGGCCGAGACTGGTCTCGCGTCAAAGAAATACGATGCGATCGTCTACATTCCCTCAGACTTCTCAAAAAACATTTTGAGCTATGATAAAGATCATCCCCAAAAAGCAACGCTAGAATTCAGCATTCAAGATAACCTGAATGCGGTCAACAAAGAAAAAGTTCAGCGTGAGCTTGAGGATGCCCAAAAGACGATGAACAAAAAAATGTCGGCCTTATACTGGAACTTTGTTTCGCAAAAAGTGGACAATATCAGAGGAGAATTTGACAAAATCGTCAATAAGGAATCTGAATTCCAGAATGTCATGTACAACTTTTACAAACCAAGCTCTAATGATTTAGCAGGTGAAATCAAACAGCAAAAAGACTTAATCGATGAGCTGAAGAAATCAATGAATGAAGCGCAGGGCACGACCAAAGAAAAAGCTTCAACAGCGGAGGAAGCCAAAAACACGCTGAAAGAATTCGTTGATACAGTTGAAAGATACAAAGAATATCAAGAAAATCAGAAAAAACTGCTTTTGGCAGCCCAGGATTCGACTCAGCAGCAAATCAACACAGGTCTGGATGCCATTCAAGCTCAGCAAAAGGCGAATCAGTTCAGCGAACGCATGAGCGGATTGGCAACAGGGATCAGTCAAGTAAAAACACAGCTTGGGATTGCTGGTCTTGCGATGAATGATGCTAAAAAGGCAAGACAGGATCAAGTGCCATTGCAAGAAATGGGAATGGCGAAGATTCAGAGTGATCTCATCAAGGATTATAGAGATAATGTTCTAAATCAAGTATACGGGCTTCTCGTTGACGCGCGTGAGCCAATCACTGATGGGAATGAACCTGAGACTGATGATCAAGATCCGAAGGAAGTAGATCCTGAAGAACTGAAAATCGATCTGGAAAAACAGCGTGAAGAACTGAAAAACATCGCAGCTGACATTAAGGACATTTCAGACAATCTAAAGGAACCTGAAAAAGAGGAGCCGACGCCAGAGGACCCGGGAGCTGAAAATCCAGGAACAGACGAACCGTCCCCTGACAACCCTGACAACCCTGACAACCCTGACAACCCTGACAACCCTGACAACCCTGACAACCCTGATGACGGAAACAACACAAACCCTGATGATACACAGGGAGACACCGGAAACGATGATGACAGCAGTGATACCGGGACTGATGGACAAACGGACGATGATACTCAGGATCAAGACCAGCAGCAGGGAACAGACGGTCCGGAGCAGAACGGCGGTGCCTCTGATGGTGCGTCAGACAGCGGACAAACTGAAACGGGTACATCTGCAGAACAGACTGCTTCATCTGATTCAGCCCTTCAATTTATCCAGCTGGCAAATGAAGACGGAACCGGAGATTCAGGAGGCGACGGTGGCACGACTGAGCCTAGAAATGAAGATCAACCAGGAAACGACGACATTTCTGATATTGCAAAAGCAAAAGAACAGCTCAGCAAAGCGTCTGAGCGAATAAAGAAAATTGAAGAAGAATTGAAAGAAAAAGAAGATAAACATAATGAAGAGCTCTATAAGAAGATCGAAGAATTGAATGGTCAAATAGATGATCTTAAGGATGAAATAGACGAACTAAATCAACAACATGAAAAAGTATTTAGTGAGGGTATTTATAAAACTATCTATGATTTAGAATCAAAGAATCAACTTGGTTTTACCAAGCCACTTAAATCTAAAAATATATCTAATTTAATGAAATACTATAAATATCTATCTGTATATGATTTAGTATTATCCGGAACCATAGATAGCACTGCAAAAACCAATGCCATTGAAGGCCAGCAGGGCAACGTCAAATCCGTACTGGCTCTCTCGCCTGAAGAATCAGCCAGCTGGGAAGCTCTCAAAAACAACACGATGCAAACCGATGAAGACATTAACAGCTTTATCGACGGCATGACCAAATTTGCGGACGAATACAGCGGTTTTATCCGTGATTCTCAAGCAGGTGTTCTCGATGAGCTGACGAAAATCTCTGATAGTGCCGCAAAAGCGTCAGAACAGCTGGTAACGGGGGCAACGCAGGAGTCTGCGACGTTCAGTAACGACGGGCTGTCCGGCACAATGGCGCTGAGTGTCCAAGATACGGTCGGCCAGGAAGTGCTGCAAATGTCAGACATGATGGGTTCATTATCTGACCGTCAGTCAGGCATTATTGATTACACGACGAACATGCAGCAAAGCGTTAATGATGTTCAGACGAAAGCTGATACCTTAAACAACAACTGGGGGAAAAATGTGGCCTCCACAAAGCTCATCCGCAGTGACGTTTACGGCATACTGGGAAATACATTAGTAGACGGGCAAAACAACGGCTATGTATATGATTACTTGGCGAACCCGCTTAAAATCAGCGGAGAGGTTCCAGAAGAGAAAATTCAGACGGTGCCGCCGGTTGTCATCCTTGTCATTATATTGATCAGCAGTCTGTTAATCGGCTATTTTAGCTCATATTACCAAAACGCGCCGCTTCTCGTTAAAGGAGCGCTATTCGGAATTCTGAATATCCTTGTCGGACTCATGATCAGCTTGTTCGGTTTGAATATTTATTCATTGCCGGACGATCAGACGATTAAGTGGTCAGTGTTTACGATTCTATTGCTGGTCGCAAGCTCTGCCTTCATCCGGGCGGCATTCAGATTCGGGTCGATCCCTGGATGGGTTGCTTCAGCGGCAATGATTTTATTCTACGTCGCACCACTTATTGATTTGATTATGCCGAACTTTACCTTTGAAGATCCGGTATCGAAAGTATATATCGACATCCAGTACGGCACTGGGCATTTGTTTACAATGGGAATATCGGTTCTGCTGATCATTACGGTGATAGCCGCGGCTCTGCCGCTTATTATCCGGCTGATGGCAGAAAAAACAGCAGAAAGCGATGAAACGTATGAAGCGTAA
- the essC gene encoding type VII secretion protein EssC: MSLLWVFYQNNVQKLKLSDLPSSHPVTIGPDVKDSVTIGTIPFASGVISLQRKESGGRYEVFLGNDCLGTIEPDTSFSLQTDQQDIRFVLTCSEPEKSVYFTGNRDEIICSSEKTNADIYLNPQDFAFAEQSTFSLLHVGESWSVRPESGTVFLNGEKVIDNTRLQPGDEIFWNFTQMRVTEQDLLEIVHFAPFKTALTETVKPTTEMQKKYPQYRRTPRMVYDLPEDRVSFSFPSQESDQTNRGLWLVILPPLVMLIVMGVVAIIQPRGIFILVSLAMFMMTLITSTVQYFRDKNQRKKREEKRERVYKLYLDNKRKELQELAEKQKQVLEFHFPSFEQMKYLTSEISDRIWEKSLESKDYLQLRLGTGTVPSTYEINMSGGDLANRDIDDLMEKSQHMQRVYKDIRNAPVTVDLAEGPMGLVGKSQIVKNEIHQLIGQLSFFNSYHDLRFVFIFHEEEYKDWEWMKWLPQFQMPHIYAKGFIYNEQTRDQLLSSLYELIRERDLEDDKEKLQFKPHFVFVITNQQLISEHVILEYLEGQHEHLGISTIVAAETKESLSENITTLVRYINENEGDILIQKKKAVRIPFRLDHHQRGDNERFSRTLRTLNHQVGITNSIPETVSFLELFHAKEVKEIGIQQRWLTSESSKSLSVPIGYKGKDDIVYLNLHEKAHGPHGLLAGTTGSGKSEFLQTYILSLAVHFHPHEAAFLLIDYKGGGMAQPFRNIPHLLGTITNIEGSKNFSMRALASIKSELKKRQRLFDQYQVNHINDYTKLYKQGKAEVAMPHLFLISDEFAELKSEEPDFIRELVSAARIGRSLGVHLILATQKPGGIIDDQIWSNSRFKVALKVQDATDSKEILKNSDAANITVTGRGYLQVGNNEVYELFQSAWSGAPYLEEVYGTEDEIAIVTDTGLIPLSEVDTEDIAKKDVQTEIEAVVDEIERIQDDMGIEKLPSPWLPPLAERIPRTLFPSDEKDHFHFAYVDEPDLQRQEPIAYKMMDDGNIGIFGSSGYGKSIAAATFLMSFADVYTPEELHVYIFDFGNGTLLPLAKLPHTADYFLMDQSRKIEKFMIRIKEEIDRRKRLFREKEISHIKMYNALSEEELPFIFITIDNFDIVKDEMHELESEFVQLSRDGQSLGIYFMLTATRVNAVRQSLLNNLKTKVVHYLMDQSEGYSIYGRPKFNLEPIPGRVIIQKEELYFAQMFLPVDADDDISMFNGLKSDVQKLQERFASMEQPAPIPMLPESLSTREFSLRFKLERKPLSVPIGLHEETVSPVYFDLGKHKHCLILGQTQRGKTNVLKVMLEHLIDDETEMIGLFDSIDRGLSQYAKESDVSYLETKEDIEQWIETAEDIFKTREAMYVEAVRQGDAHNLRFSQVVLMIDGITRFQQTIDTRIQDRLANFMKSYAHLGFSFIPGGNHSEFSKGYDSLTTEMKQIRHAILLMKKSEQNVIPLPYQRQEPEIQPGFGYVVENGKEQKVQIPLCSAERESAR; the protein is encoded by the coding sequence TTGAGTCTATTATGGGTTTTTTACCAAAATAACGTTCAAAAACTGAAACTGTCTGACCTCCCGTCGTCCCATCCGGTGACCATAGGGCCTGATGTGAAGGATTCCGTTACGATCGGCACCATTCCGTTTGCGAGCGGAGTGATTTCTCTTCAAAGAAAGGAATCCGGCGGCCGATACGAAGTTTTCCTGGGAAATGATTGTCTCGGAACGATTGAGCCGGATACATCATTTTCTCTCCAAACGGATCAGCAGGATATACGCTTCGTTTTGACGTGCAGTGAGCCTGAAAAATCCGTTTATTTTACGGGGAATCGTGATGAAATCATATGCTCGTCAGAAAAAACGAATGCAGATATTTATCTGAATCCGCAAGATTTTGCTTTTGCAGAACAAAGCACGTTTTCTTTGCTTCATGTCGGCGAAAGCTGGTCGGTTCGTCCTGAAAGCGGGACGGTCTTCTTGAACGGGGAGAAGGTCATCGACAATACACGGCTGCAGCCGGGGGATGAAATCTTCTGGAACTTCACGCAAATGAGAGTGACAGAACAAGACCTTTTAGAAATTGTACATTTTGCCCCGTTTAAAACAGCATTAACAGAAACGGTCAAACCGACCACAGAGATGCAGAAAAAATATCCGCAGTACAGAAGAACGCCGCGTATGGTGTACGACCTGCCAGAAGACCGCGTGTCCTTCAGTTTTCCCTCTCAGGAGAGCGATCAAACCAACAGAGGGCTGTGGCTCGTCATCCTGCCGCCGCTAGTGATGCTGATCGTGATGGGCGTTGTCGCCATCATTCAGCCGCGCGGCATATTCATACTCGTGTCTCTCGCGATGTTTATGATGACCCTCATTACCTCGACAGTGCAATATTTCCGGGATAAAAACCAGCGAAAAAAACGTGAGGAAAAACGGGAGCGCGTGTATAAGCTTTACTTAGACAATAAGCGGAAAGAGCTTCAGGAGCTTGCTGAAAAGCAAAAGCAGGTGCTTGAATTTCATTTCCCTTCGTTTGAACAAATGAAATACTTAACAAGTGAAATCAGCGACCGGATTTGGGAAAAATCACTTGAAAGCAAGGATTATCTCCAGCTGCGGCTTGGGACGGGAACAGTTCCTTCAACCTATGAAATCAATATGAGCGGCGGAGACTTGGCGAATCGTGATATCGATGATCTCATGGAGAAATCGCAGCACATGCAGCGTGTCTATAAAGACATCCGCAATGCGCCGGTTACGGTCGATTTGGCGGAAGGTCCGATGGGGCTTGTCGGTAAATCGCAAATTGTAAAGAATGAGATTCACCAGCTGATCGGACAGCTGTCGTTCTTTAACAGCTATCACGATCTGCGTTTCGTTTTTATTTTTCATGAAGAAGAGTATAAAGATTGGGAGTGGATGAAGTGGCTACCGCAATTTCAAATGCCCCATATTTATGCGAAAGGTTTTATATATAATGAGCAAACCCGAGACCAGCTCCTGTCTTCGCTTTACGAATTGATCAGAGAGCGCGATCTCGAAGATGACAAAGAAAAACTGCAGTTCAAACCGCATTTTGTATTTGTCATCACGAATCAGCAGCTGATCTCAGAGCATGTCATTCTCGAATATTTAGAAGGGCAGCATGAGCATCTGGGCATCTCTACAATTGTAGCTGCTGAAACAAAGGAAAGCTTGTCAGAAAACATTACGACTCTTGTCCGCTACATCAATGAGAATGAAGGCGACATTTTAATACAGAAGAAAAAAGCGGTGCGAATTCCGTTCCGCCTCGATCATCATCAGCGCGGGGACAACGAACGGTTCTCACGCACGCTGCGGACGCTGAATCACCAGGTCGGCATTACGAATTCCATTCCGGAAACGGTATCGTTCCTGGAGCTTTTCCATGCGAAGGAAGTAAAAGAAATCGGCATTCAGCAAAGATGGCTGACTAGTGAATCGTCAAAGTCACTCTCAGTGCCGATCGGCTATAAAGGGAAAGATGACATTGTGTATCTGAACCTTCATGAGAAAGCCCACGGGCCGCACGGGTTGCTTGCGGGGACAACGGGGTCAGGGAAAAGTGAATTTCTCCAGACCTATATTTTGTCACTTGCGGTGCATTTTCACCCGCATGAAGCAGCTTTCTTATTAATTGACTATAAGGGCGGAGGGATGGCGCAGCCGTTTCGCAATATTCCCCACCTGCTCGGCACGATCACAAATATTGAAGGCAGCAAAAACTTCAGTATGCGTGCGCTTGCTTCCATTAAAAGCGAGCTGAAAAAAAGGCAGCGCCTGTTTGACCAATATCAAGTCAATCACATCAATGACTATACAAAGCTGTACAAGCAGGGCAAAGCAGAAGTGGCGATGCCTCACTTGTTCTTAATTTCTGATGAGTTCGCCGAGCTGAAAAGCGAGGAGCCTGATTTTATCAGGGAGCTTGTCAGTGCCGCACGTATCGGCCGAAGCCTCGGCGTTCATTTGATTTTGGCGACACAGAAGCCGGGCGGCATCATCGACGACCAGATCTGGAGTAACTCGCGCTTTAAAGTAGCGCTGAAGGTTCAGGATGCCACCGACAGTAAAGAAATTTTGAAAAACAGCGATGCCGCAAACATTACCGTGACAGGGCGCGGTTATTTGCAGGTCGGCAACAATGAAGTGTATGAGCTGTTCCAATCCGCTTGGAGCGGGGCGCCTTACTTAGAGGAAGTCTACGGAACAGAGGATGAAATCGCGATCGTCACAGATACGGGCCTGATCCCGCTTTCTGAAGTTGATACTGAGGATATCGCGAAAAAAGACGTTCAAACAGAAATCGAAGCTGTCGTTGACGAAATTGAACGCATTCAAGATGATATGGGAATTGAGAAGCTGCCAAGCCCTTGGCTGCCGCCGCTCGCGGAACGTATCCCGCGCACTCTCTTCCCTTCAGACGAAAAAGACCATTTCCATTTCGCTTATGTCGACGAACCTGATCTGCAAAGACAGGAGCCGATTGCTTATAAGATGATGGACGACGGAAATATCGGCATATTCGGATCTTCCGGCTACGGAAAATCAATTGCAGCCGCAACGTTCCTGATGAGCTTTGCGGATGTGTACACACCTGAAGAGCTTCATGTCTATATTTTTGATTTCGGAAACGGAACGCTTCTGCCATTAGCGAAGCTTCCGCATACCGCGGATTACTTCCTGATGGACCAGTCAAGAAAAATTGAAAAGTTCATGATTCGAATTAAAGAAGAAATTGACCGACGTAAACGTCTGTTCAGGGAAAAAGAAATCAGCCACATCAAAATGTACAATGCGCTTAGCGAAGAAGAGCTTCCGTTCATTTTCATCACCATTGACAACTTTGACATCGTCAAGGATGAGATGCATGAGCTTGAATCGGAATTTGTCCAGCTTTCCAGAGACGGACAGAGCTTAGGGATCTACTTCATGCTGACGGCAACGCGTGTTAATGCTGTCCGCCAATCATTGTTAAATAACCTGAAAACAAAGGTTGTCCATTATCTCATGGATCAATCTGAGGGATATTCTATTTACGGACGGCCAAAATTCAATCTTGAACCGATTCCGGGGCGCGTCATCATTCAAAAGGAAGAGCTTTATTTCGCACAAATGTTCCTGCCAGTTGACGCGGACGATGATATCAGCATGTTCAACGGACTGAAATCAGACGTTCAGAAGCTTCAGGAGCGCTTTGCTTCAATGGAGCAGCCGGCACCGATTCCGATGCTGCCTGAAAGCCTGTCGACGAGAGAATTTTCTCTCCGCTTCAAGCTGGAACGCAAGCCTTTATCTGTACCGATCGGGCTTCATGAAGAAACAGTCAGCCCAGTCTATTTTGATTTGGGCAAGCATAAACACTGCCTGATTTTAGGCCAAACCCAGCGCGGGAAAACAAACGTCTTAAAAGTCATGCTTGAACATCTGATTGATGATGAAACCGAAATGATCGGCTTGTTTGACTCGATTGATCGCGGCTTGTCTCAATATGCGAAAGAATCAGATGTATCATACTTGGAAACGAAAGAAGATATTGAGCAGTGGATCGAAACAGCAGAAGACATTTTCAAAACAAGAGAAGCCATGTATGTAGAAGCCGTCCGCCAGGGAGACGCGCACAATCTGCGATTCTCACAAGTGGTGCTGATGATTGACGGGATTACGAGATTCCAGCAGACGATTGATACAAGAATACAAGACCGTCTGGCAAACTTCATGAAATCATACGCGCATCTTGGCTTCAGCTTTATCCCGGGCGGAAACCACAGTGAATTCTCAAAAGGCTATGACTCCTTGACGACAGAGATGAAGCAAATCCGCCACGCGATTCTGCTGATGAAAAAATCTGAGCAAAATGTCATTCCTCTCCCGTACCAAAGACAGGAGCCTGAGATTCAGCCGGGCTTCGGATATGTTGTGGAAAACGGGAAGGAGCAAAAAGTTCAAATTCCTTTATGTTCTGCTGAAAGGGAGAGTGCTAGATGA